One Candidatus Methanomethylicota archaeon genomic window, AAAGGTGTGGGGAACTTGTAATGAAAACTAGGGTTGAATATGTTGAGGGGAAACCTGTCTGTTTGGGATGCCTAGGTAAGTCTAATGCCGTTATAGGTAGGGGGATTGTATTAAACTTTGAATACCCATTTGTGAGGGAAGAGAGGTATGAGTAGCAGGGGTTTAGCGAAAATACAAATTGCACTCTTGATTACTGTAATTGTTGTGGCTGCGATTTCAACGTATTTCTTGGTTAAATTATATACTTCGCCTGGGAAGACTCCTGAAATCTATGTTGAGGATATTTTAGGCCGTAAAGTTGTACTTCCCCAAAAGGTTAGTCGAGTGGTGGCTATAGGGCCGGGGATGCTTAGACTCGTATGCTACTTGAATGCTACAGATCTACTTGTAGGAGTTGAGGAGAGCGAGATAAAATGGGGCTTTACTGGAAGAGATTATGCCATGGCATATGGAGAGTCATTCCGAAAACTTCAAATAATCGGTCCAGGAGGACCTGGAAAGCCTCCAGCCCCAGAATTGATATTAACGGTGAAGCCAGATTTAATAATAATGTCCCGCACATATGCTGACATGTATGATCCAGATAGATTGCAAGCTGAAACTAAATCGGTAGTTATTGTCATGGATTATGGTCCCGCAGGCTCCTTAGATCTTGATGCATTAGCTAATGCTCTCAGAATTCTTGGGGTGGCTTTAAATAGGAGGGAGAGGGCGGAGAATCTCATTAAATTAATTGAAGGTTTACGTAGTGATCTGAAATCCAGAACAGAAGGTATAGCTTTGAAACCTAAAGTTTATGTAGGTGCAGTTTCATATAAAGGTGCTCAGCCTTTCACGACAACTCAAGCATTCTTCCCACCACTTCAACTCTTAAACACTCCCACAATAGCTGATAAGTACTCTAATAGGACGGGGGTTTGCTTCATGGATTTTGAAGCCATAATACATGAGCAACCGGAAATAGTCTTCATAGATGAGAATAACTTGAATACTGTTAAGCAGGATTTTGACAAGGATCCAGGCAAATATTGTCAGCTTATAGCTTTTCGAAGTGGAAGGGTTTATGGAATTTTACCATACAACTATTATCATACAAATATTGCCGTTGCATTGGCAGA contains:
- a CDS encoding ABC transporter substrate-binding protein, coding for MSSRGLAKIQIALLITVIVVAAISTYFLVKLYTSPGKTPEIYVEDILGRKVVLPQKVSRVVAIGPGMLRLVCYLNATDLLVGVEESEIKWGFTGRDYAMAYGESFRKLQIIGPGGPGKPPAPELILTVKPDLIIMSRTYADMYDPDRLQAETKSVVIVMDYGPAGSLDLDALANALRILGVALNRRERAENLIKLIEGLRSDLKSRTEGIALKPKVYVGAVSYKGAQPFTTTQAFFPPLQLLNTPTIADKYSNRTGVCFMDFEAIIHEQPEIVFIDENNLNTVKQDFDKDPGKYCQLIAFRSGRVYGILPYNYYHTNIAVALADAYYMGKVLYPDRFSDVDPELKADEIFKAFLGRSLYAQYKEAYGGFRNLSDMFKCG